TAAAGCGGTATTGGAGGAAACCGGATTGAAGTTCGGCAAGGTTGGTCAGCCGACGCGTGTCGCCCTGTCGGGTGGTACCAGTGCCCCTGGAATCTATGAGGTGATTCTTGTTCTTGGTCGCGATAAAACGCTGAAACGGCTGAACGAGGCCATTGCCCGTATTGGTTAATCGTATTAAGGCCTCAACGTGCTGTTGAGGCCTTTTTTGTCTGACTTCAGTTTTCTGTCAGAAAATGGGTTTCATAGAGATCTTCAAGTTTCTGTAAATTAAGACTCTCGTCATTGGCCAGTTGCTGGAAAATTGGCGCCATCGGTGCCCCAGTACATCCCTTGGCCAGTTTGTCGTAAAAGCCGAGACTCTCTTTTTTCAGATGGATGACATAAGCCAGAGCCTGGCGGGAATTAGCATCCTCTTTGAGTTCGTTTTGTTTCAGAAGATCATCAAGGTGCATCAGTGGCATACTTTGTTGCAGATGCTCTTCCGGATCAATTCCTCCCTCGACAAGCGCTTTTTCAAGCCGCTGTTTCTGTGCAATTTCATCCAGAGCGGCGTCTTTCAAAAGGAGTCGCGCTGAAGGATCTTTCACCAGTCGAATGGCTTGTAGGTAAGCGCGAAAACAACGTTGCTCCATGGTTAGAGCCATTTCGAGTGCCGCTTCAAATGTGTAACAAACCCCTTGTTGTGTTGTCATGGCGTACCTCCTTGTTGCTGTGTGCCAACGCAGCTTCCTTACTTAAATAGTTAACAGTTAACCGCAGCCTGTCAATTGATGCCGATGAAAGGAAGAAAAGCGATGAATCGTTGGTCAGATGAGGACTTTCGACCGGTCTATAGCAGTGAGACAGGGCGTTTATGCCCCCAGTGTGGCGAACCGGTTAAACAATGCCGTTGTCGTACTGTGACAACGGCGCCCAGTGATGGCATTGTTCGCGTCAGCTTTGAAACCAAAGGCCGTAAAGGTAAAGGTGTTACCGTGATTCGCGGTATTCCACTCGTTGGGGCAGAGCTCAAAGAGTATGTAAAATCGTTGAAAAAAGTGTGTGGAAGCGGTGGGGCCATTAAAACGGATGCTGTTGAAGTCCAGGGTGACCATTGTGCGCAAGTGATGGTTCAGTTGCAGCAACAAGGCTGGAAGGTGAAGGTCATTGGCCGGTAAAAAATGAGTTTTGGCATCTGCTCATTATTGCAAGAGTGTTTTTAGCCCCACTTTTAGTTGGGTTTAATGGATTGGTCTGGGGGATTTCCCCCATTGCTAAAACTGATCGAAAATATAGCGTATACGTTTTTGTTGAAGTATTCCTTATGGGGACAGTAGTGTTTCTTTGGGCTTAGTGAGAAAAGGAGATCATAATTCTTATAGGTCACAGAGTTGGTATCTATTTTGCTCTTATGCTCTCTGTCGAATGAGTTTCGCGTAGTGCGTGTTATGACCATGAAATGCAAATGACTCAATTTTAGACCTGAGGCGTCCCTGCTTTATGACTTTGAATTTTAAATCACGACTGTTACTGGCTTACGCCGGATTTGCTGCGACCGCCCTGTCTATCGCCCTGTTTTCCTATTACTATTTTGTTCTTCCCAGTTATGCCGCGATTGAAGAACAAGATGCTCGCCACCATATGGAGCGTGTTTTGTCCAGCATTGATCGTGAAGTGATTAATCTCGATCATCTGGTGCGGGATTATGCTTTCTGGGATGATACCTACGCATTTATCTCCAGTAAGGACACGACCTATCTGCAGAGTAACTTTCTTGATGAAATGCTGGTTGATAATCGGCTGAGCAGCACCGCCATTTTTGATGCAAAAGGAACATTACTGTTCTATAAACGACTTGATCTTGCGACCGGTATCGAGCAACCGCTGGATGATTCCATGTACAATGAAGCTCTGGTCGCCTTGGGTGGCGGTCTGATTCGTCCTGCCTCCGGATTGCTCGCCGGACGTGATGGATTACATATGGTCGCGGCACGTTCCATCATGACCAGCGATGCACGAGGACCGGCGCGCGGGACTCTGGTTTTTACCCGTCCGCTTGATTCTACCTTGATCAATGATCTTTCCCGCAGGTTTCGTTTTGACATCCAGGTGACGCCCTTAGGGCAAGTCGCTGAGTCTATTCAAGAACAACTGAAACGCATCAGTCGGACATCTCCTGTAACCGTTCACGCCTCAGGAAATACGACCCTCGATGCGTATGCCAAGCTCAGAGATCTGAACCAGAACGAGGTCGCAATGGTTCAGATGAAGTTACCGCGAACTCTTTATGTGCATACCCGCGATATTATGATGTCCTCCTTGGGACTTGCCTTATTAAGCATTTTGCTTCTGGCCTTTATTTTTGCCGCCACAGTCCGGCGCCTTGTTTTGCAGCCGTTTAAAGAATTGGCTCACGTGATTCATGATTATCGTGGTCATAAACTTGTATCGTTGCCTCTGTCGTTATCTCAAGACTCTGATATGGGTGGACTCGCCGAAGAATTCAACGATTTATTGACGGATTTGGAGGAGAGCCGGGTCCACCGCACTTTTTCAGAAGAGAAAACCGATTTGATTAAACGGG
This is a stretch of genomic DNA from uncultured Desulfuromonas sp.. It encodes these proteins:
- a CDS encoding stress response translation initiation inhibitor YciH; this encodes MNRWSDEDFRPVYSSETGRLCPQCGEPVKQCRCRTVTTAPSDGIVRVSFETKGRKGKGVTVIRGIPLVGAELKEYVKSLKKVCGSGGAIKTDAVEVQGDHCAQVMVQLQQQGWKVKVIGR
- a CDS encoding CHASE4 domain-containing protein, whose amino-acid sequence is MTLNFKSRLLLAYAGFAATALSIALFSYYYFVLPSYAAIEEQDARHHMERVLSSIDREVINLDHLVRDYAFWDDTYAFISSKDTTYLQSNFLDEMLVDNRLSSTAIFDAKGTLLFYKRLDLATGIEQPLDDSMYNEALVALGGGLIRPASGLLAGRDGLHMVAARSIMTSDARGPARGTLVFTRPLDSTLINDLSRRFRFDIQVTPLGQVAESIQEQLKRISRTSPVTVHASGNTTLDAYAKLRDLNQNEVAMVQMKLPRTLYVHTRDIMMSSLGLALLSILLLAFIFAATVRRLVLQPFKELAHVIHDYRGHKLVSLPLSLSQDSDMGGLAEEFNDLLTDLEESRVHRTFSEEKTDLIKRVVPSAIFTVDTNKVITSWNARAEKITGYTAHEMVGSTCFLFAQTPCQESCGLFDEGIETPIMGRECTIRHKDGSVLTISKNADFLRDTSGRVVGGIECFEDITVRKRSEEALQWELALNSRLAKLSHSILHHAGNVREVACEVLEYARNLTGSTHGFVAEFDEQDRVQRLWDYTAMFEGLQKHQGHPIIPAPANGRGSLLHSVYKRQNGVYFNSLEQLSAVNLAEGISEEITHFMAVPVCDSKRIIGQVALANNANGYGKRELQAVEQLAELFAVVLSQAHDLQCSNELQNCHYAVKSLEVCQM
- a CDS encoding ferritin family protein, giving the protein MTTQQGVCYTFEAALEMALTMEQRCFRAYLQAIRLVKDPSARLLLKDAALDEIAQKQRLEKALVEGGIDPEEHLQQSMPLMHLDDLLKQNELKEDANSRQALAYVIHLKKESLGFYDKLAKGCTGAPMAPIFQQLANDESLNLQKLEDLYETHFLTEN